A genomic stretch from uncultured Pseudodesulfovibrio sp. includes:
- a CDS encoding DUF3750 domain-containing protein has protein sequence MSMKDKPMKSICWTMMLLFSLAGCTGGDWRTASRESAGIAPDPASTPEAVIQIYAASTWGWRGWFAVHTWIATKKTGDDSYIVYEVVGWRQNRGLPIVRIERDEPDRYWFGEPPKILADRRGPGVDGLISKVEAAARSYPWPVTYKAFPGPNSNTFTAWVIDHVPELDVRLPFSAFGSGYKD, from the coding sequence ATGTCCATGAAAGATAAACCGATGAAATCAATATGCTGGACCATGATGCTCCTCTTCTCCCTTGCGGGGTGCACGGGTGGCGACTGGAGAACGGCGAGCAGAGAGTCGGCCGGTATCGCTCCTGATCCCGCTTCGACGCCCGAGGCCGTGATTCAGATCTATGCCGCGTCTACATGGGGGTGGCGCGGATGGTTCGCGGTGCATACATGGATCGCGACAAAGAAGACGGGAGATGACAGCTATATTGTTTACGAAGTCGTTGGGTGGCGGCAAAATCGGGGATTGCCAATAGTACGCATAGAACGTGACGAGCCTGACCGCTACTGGTTTGGAGAACCTCCAAAAATATTGGCCGATCGCCGAGGCCCGGGAGTTGACGGGCTCATAAGTAAGGTCGAGGCAGCGGCACGCTCCTATCCCTGGCCGGTTACGTACAAGGCCTTTCCCGGGCCAAACAGCAACACATTTACGGCCTGGGTCATCGATCATGTCCCGGAACTCGATGTCCGACTTCCCTTTTCCGCCTTTGGAAGCGGATACAAGGACTGA
- a CDS encoding EFR1 family ferrodoxin (N-terminal region resembles flavodoxins. C-terminal ferrodoxin region binds two 4Fe-4S clusters.), whose translation MSCVKLVYFSPTGTTKAVVQRIGSGINPTAVELIDITLPEVRKQPLDLSEDDVLVIGVPVYMGRVPALLSDWLNSIEAHDTPAVCVVVYGNRVYDNALLELKESVVRRGCIPIAGAAYIGEHSFSEETVPTAHGRPDIEDLRHAEAFGQRIREKLQSVSSLSQLPDLVVPGEHPYGGATELWDVDFIAVSHQCEQCGACAAVCPVGAIDSQDSALIDQVKCITCCACIKKCPQKARSMKPGPVKDAQKRLGSLCQEQKKPECFL comes from the coding sequence ATGAGTTGTGTAAAATTGGTGTATTTTTCGCCCACGGGGACGACAAAGGCGGTTGTTCAGCGGATTGGGAGCGGGATCAATCCAACTGCCGTCGAGTTAATTGATATTACCTTGCCCGAAGTCAGAAAACAGCCGTTGGATCTTTCGGAAGATGATGTGCTCGTCATCGGTGTTCCCGTTTATATGGGAAGAGTTCCGGCGCTGTTGAGTGACTGGTTGAACTCCATTGAAGCCCATGACACCCCGGCGGTCTGTGTTGTTGTCTATGGCAACCGGGTATATGACAATGCGCTTCTCGAACTGAAAGAGAGTGTCGTCAGGCGAGGGTGCATTCCCATTGCAGGTGCGGCATATATCGGGGAACACTCATTCTCGGAAGAGACTGTGCCCACAGCCCATGGACGTCCGGATATAGAGGATTTACGACATGCTGAAGCATTCGGGCAACGGATACGCGAGAAGCTGCAATCTGTTTCATCCCTCTCGCAGCTACCGGATCTTGTTGTGCCGGGCGAGCATCCTTACGGAGGAGCGACCGAGCTTTGGGATGTCGATTTCATTGCAGTGAGTCATCAGTGCGAACAATGCGGGGCCTGTGCCGCGGTATGTCCTGTGGGTGCCATTGATTCACAGGACAGCGCGCTGATCGATCAGGTGAAATGCATCACGTGTTGCGCCTGCATAAAGAAATGTCCGCAGAAAGCCAGATCCATGAAGCCGGGGCCGGTAAAAGATGCGCAAAAAAGGCTTGGGTCCCTTTGTCAGGAACAAAAAAAACCAGAGTGTTTTCTATAG